In Deinococcus sp. HSC-46F16, the following are encoded in one genomic region:
- a CDS encoding C40 family peptidase has product MPAPALPASRLPAAVRATLVIATLSLSGSLPSALAATTANPPASPASPALPGSAISGGAVTVQKGDTAYSLARAHGLKVDELLALNGLSSPDLQVGQVLRVRAAAASHTVQPKETLYGISRQYGLSVDALLAANNLAPTVVLEVGQVLQIPAAGSLPAPRMLAQSLPVPPAPAQPAARPADSATGDDWRGTAMALLGVPYVYGGTSRSGLDCSGFVLQVFAPLGVELPRTSAAQARVGQPVEVADLQAGDLVFFDTVGRGEVTHVGIYLGENQFVNANSYRKQVAVDRLQGDPYWGPKLLGARRVLPPVMYGSAR; this is encoded by the coding sequence ATGCCTGCACCTGCCCTGCCTGCATCGCGCCTGCCTGCCGCCGTCCGCGCCACTCTGGTGATCGCCACCCTGAGCCTGTCTGGGAGCCTCCCGTCGGCGCTTGCTGCCACCACCGCCAATCCCCCCGCCAGCCCGGCAAGCCCAGCGCTTCCGGGCAGCGCCATTTCTGGCGGGGCCGTGACGGTGCAAAAGGGCGACACGGCCTACAGCCTCGCGCGGGCGCACGGCCTGAAGGTGGATGAGCTGCTGGCACTGAACGGGCTGAGCAGCCCGGACCTTCAGGTCGGTCAGGTGCTGCGGGTGCGGGCGGCGGCCGCGTCTCACACGGTGCAGCCCAAGGAAACGCTCTACGGCATCTCGCGGCAGTACGGCCTGAGCGTGGACGCGCTGCTGGCGGCAAACAACCTGGCCCCGACGGTGGTTCTGGAAGTCGGGCAGGTGCTCCAGATTCCGGCCGCAGGTTCGCTGCCCGCGCCCCGGATGCTCGCGCAGTCCCTGCCGGTGCCGCCTGCTCCGGCCCAGCCCGCCGCCCGCCCAGCCGATTCCGCGACCGGCGACGACTGGCGCGGCACGGCGATGGCGCTGCTGGGGGTGCCCTACGTCTACGGGGGCACCAGCCGCAGCGGGCTGGACTGCAGCGGGTTCGTGCTGCAGGTCTTCGCCCCCCTGGGCGTGGAACTGCCCCGTACCAGCGCAGCGCAGGCGCGGGTGGGCCAGCCCGTCGAGGTGGCGGACCTCCAGGCCGGGGACCTCGTCTTCTTCGACACTGTGGGGCGCGGCGAGGTCACGCACGTGGGCATCTACCTCGGCGAGAACCAGTTCGTGAACGCGAACTCCTACCGCAAGCAGGTCGCGGTCGACCGCTTGCAGGGAGACCCCTACTGGGGACCTAAGCTCCTCGGCGCCCGCCGGGTGCTGCCGCCCGTGATGTACGGCTCGGCCCGCTGA
- a CDS encoding ABC transporter ATP-binding protein, producing MLSRRRPASAPATPAPARPPRDPRQLRRVLAYARPYRALLISGLIATLISSGLNLIFPLLFGRLIDASFLRVGATDTGPLDRTVLALLGIFALSSLFGAAQSYLLAKVGAGVVADLRRHLFSHLLTLSPRFFAEHRTGELTSRLTADVGTVQAVTSTALAQAAALAFNIVGSTTLLVITSPRLSLLTLAVIPLVIGTAIVIGRRIRVVSREVQDRVAEANASAEEAISGVRVVQSFTAEDTERGRYGHGVLASFLASLRRARLQALMGGVMSFLTFASLAVVLWYGGRLVMGGDLSPGGLVTFLIYALQVGATVAAMSGLFSQFQEALGASGRIFELLDERSDLPEPARPLPLGRAEGRVSLEGVRFSYGDSAVLHDLSFDVPAGQVVALVGPSGAGKTTLVSLIPRFWDVTGGRLRVDGEDVRAYALADLRAQVGLVPQETLLFSGSIEENIRYGRPDASPDEVEAAARAANAHRFITALPQGYATVVGERGVRLSGGQRQRVAIARALLKDPRILILDEATSALDNESEALVQQALETLMRGRTTFVIAHRLSTVRNADRILVMEGGRVVQDGTHGELLAAGGLYRDLYELQFRKEQEERAELVPGVGG from the coding sequence ATGTTGTCCCGCCGCCGCCCGGCCTCCGCCCCCGCGACCCCCGCCCCGGCGCGTCCCCCGCGTGACCCCCGGCAACTGCGGCGGGTGCTGGCCTACGCGCGGCCCTACCGGGCACTGCTGATCTCGGGCCTGATCGCCACGCTGATTTCCAGCGGGCTGAACCTGATTTTCCCGCTGCTGTTCGGGCGGCTGATCGACGCCTCCTTCCTGCGGGTGGGCGCGACCGACACCGGACCGCTCGACCGCACGGTGCTCGCGCTGCTGGGCATCTTTGCGCTGTCGTCCCTGTTTGGGGCGGCGCAGTCGTACCTGCTGGCGAAGGTGGGGGCGGGGGTGGTGGCGGACCTGCGCCGACACCTCTTTTCGCACCTGCTGACCCTTTCGCCGCGCTTTTTTGCCGAGCACCGCACCGGCGAACTCACCAGCCGACTCACGGCGGACGTGGGGACCGTGCAGGCGGTCACGAGCACCGCGCTCGCGCAGGCGGCGGCGCTGGCCTTCAACATCGTGGGATCGACGACCCTGCTGGTCATTACTAGCCCCCGGCTGAGCCTGCTCACGCTGGCGGTGATTCCGCTGGTGATCGGTACGGCCATCGTGATCGGGCGGCGCATCCGGGTGGTCAGCCGCGAGGTGCAGGACCGGGTGGCCGAGGCCAACGCCAGCGCCGAGGAGGCGATCAGCGGGGTGCGGGTCGTGCAGAGCTTCACGGCGGAGGACACCGAGCGCGGGCGCTACGGGCACGGCGTGCTGGCGTCCTTCCTCGCCTCGCTGCGCCGGGCGCGGCTGCAAGCGCTGATGGGCGGCGTGATGAGCTTCCTGACCTTCGCCTCGCTCGCGGTGGTGCTGTGGTACGGCGGGCGGCTGGTGATGGGCGGGGACCTCAGCCCCGGCGGGCTGGTGACCTTCCTGATCTACGCGTTGCAGGTCGGCGCCACCGTCGCGGCGATGTCGGGTCTGTTCAGCCAGTTTCAGGAGGCGCTGGGGGCCTCGGGGCGCATCTTCGAGCTGCTCGACGAGCGCAGCGACCTCCCCGAACCCGCCCGCCCCCTCCCCCTGGGCCGCGCCGAGGGCCGCGTGAGCCTCGAGGGGGTCAGGTTCAGCTACGGCGACTCGGCGGTGCTGCACGACCTCAGCTTCGACGTGCCCGCCGGACAGGTCGTCGCACTGGTGGGGCCGAGCGGGGCGGGCAAGACCACGCTGGTGAGCCTGATTCCGCGCTTCTGGGACGTGACGGGAGGCCGCCTGCGGGTGGACGGCGAGGACGTGCGGGCCTACGCGCTGGCTGACCTGCGGGCGCAGGTGGGGCTGGTGCCGCAAGAAACCCTGCTCTTTTCCGGGTCCATCGAGGAGAACATCCGCTACGGCCGCCCCGACGCCTCCCCCGATGAGGTCGAGGCCGCCGCCCGCGCCGCGAACGCGCACCGCTTTATCACGGCGCTGCCGCAGGGCTACGCCACCGTGGTGGGCGAGCGCGGCGTGCGGCTCAGCGGCGGGCAGCGCCAGCGGGTCGCCATCGCCCGCGCCCTGCTGAAAGACCCGCGCATCCTGATTCTCGACGAGGCCACCTCCGCCCTCGACAACGAGTCCGAGGCGCTGGTGCAGCAGGCCCTGGAAACGCTGATGCGGGGCCGCACCACCTTCGTGATCGCCCACCGCCTCTCCACCGTCCGCAACGCCGACCGCATCCTGGTGATGGAGGGCGGCCGGGTCGTGCAGGACGGCACCCACGGCGAACTCCTCGCGGCGGGCGGCCTGTACCGCGACCTGTACGAACTCCAGTTCCGCAAGGAGCAGGAGGAGCGGGCCGAGCTGGTGCCCGGCGTGGGGGGCTGA
- a CDS encoding aldo/keto reductase — protein MEQREFGKTGFRVSVLGLGAGQVGAESLDDREAGRLLHRALDLGVTLIDTARGYGLSEERIGRHLAGRRDGFVLSTKGGYGVEGMEDWTPGAIRHGIERALRTMRTDRIDIFHLHSCPLDTLRRDDLLAELDRAREAGLIGVAAYSGENEALAWAADSGRFGSLETSVNVTDQWSLRHVLPGAAARGLGVIAKRPIANAAWQFTERPVGQYAEVYWERLGALNLDPGGLEWTEFALRFSAFAPGVGSAIVGTARVENLERNAAIVERGPLPAELLAQIEAAWTEHGGEWGGEV, from the coding sequence ATGGAACAGCGCGAGTTTGGCAAGACGGGCTTCCGGGTCAGCGTCCTGGGGCTGGGGGCGGGGCAGGTCGGCGCGGAGAGTTTGGACGACCGGGAGGCCGGGCGGCTGCTGCACCGTGCCCTCGACCTCGGCGTGACCCTGATCGATACGGCGCGGGGCTACGGGCTGAGCGAGGAACGCATCGGGCGGCACCTCGCCGGGCGGCGGGACGGGTTCGTCCTGAGCACCAAGGGCGGCTACGGCGTGGAGGGGATGGAGGACTGGACACCGGGGGCCATCCGCCACGGCATCGAGCGGGCGCTGCGAACGATGCGGACCGACCGGATCGACATTTTTCACCTTCACTCATGTCCCCTGGACACCCTGCGGCGCGACGACCTGCTGGCCGAGCTCGACCGGGCGCGGGAGGCCGGGCTGATCGGGGTCGCGGCCTACAGCGGGGAGAACGAGGCGCTGGCGTGGGCGGCAGATTCCGGACGTTTTGGCAGCCTGGAGACGAGCGTGAACGTTACGGACCAGTGGAGCCTGCGCCATGTGCTGCCGGGGGCGGCGGCGCGGGGGCTGGGGGTGATCGCCAAACGGCCCATCGCCAACGCCGCGTGGCAGTTCACCGAGCGCCCGGTCGGCCAGTACGCCGAGGTCTACTGGGAACGGCTGGGGGCGCTGAACCTCGACCCCGGCGGGCTGGAGTGGACCGAGTTCGCTCTGCGCTTTTCCGCCTTCGCGCCCGGCGTGGGCAGCGCCATCGTGGGCACGGCGCGGGTCGAGAATCTGGAGCGCAACGCGGCCATTGTCGAGCGCGGTCCCCTGCCCGCCGAGCTGCTGGCGCAGATCGAGGCGGCCTGGACAGAACACGGCGGGGAGTGGGGCGGGGAGGTCTAG
- a CDS encoding transcriptional regulator produces MPKKERKRLQVVISEEQDALLTRTAYELSSPERLISKSEVVRLAIERIARELGEGEHLDEYRHLLGDENVADDKV; encoded by the coding sequence ATGCCCAAAAAGGAACGCAAACGCCTCCAGGTCGTGATCAGCGAGGAGCAGGACGCCCTGCTCACCCGTACGGCCTACGAACTCTCCAGCCCCGAGCGCCTGATCAGCAAGAGCGAAGTCGTCCGGCTCGCCATCGAGCGCATCGCCCGCGAACTCGGCGAGGGCGAACACCTCGACGAGTACCGCCACCTGCTGGGCGACGAGAATGTGGCCGACGACAAAGTTTAG
- the murA gene encoding UDP-N-acetylglucosamine 1-carboxyvinyltransferase — protein MDLTPLHLVGGRDLSGEIAIQHSKNAALPIIVASLLSREPVILHGIPRLSDVDTILELMAHLGTRHAWTGPNSLTLHTPEILSTHAPYALVSKMRASFIVLGAILARAGEATVSMPGGCAWGPRPVDQHVKALRALGAHLTEEGGDFAATRTGSLSGTFVFEMLTVGGTHNALLAAVLGDGVVTLENASIDTDVVDLVHFLNALGAQIEGAGTNTLTIRGVPALRGGEYTVIPDRIEAGTFMIAAAATRSRLTLTNVRPDHLRAVSAKLGEMGVDILESGDRLIVDARNRELRPVNVTTQSYPGFPTDVQPQMSALLATVPGTSVVQDPVYPDRLTHVAELHRMGANITVSGYTQVIQGGPLHAAPVKAADLRAGAALFIAAMTCEGETVIDGVQYLNRGYERLAERLRGIGVQAWQPQPALASAMD, from the coding sequence ATGGATCTGACGCCGCTGCACCTCGTAGGAGGCCGGGACCTGTCCGGCGAAATCGCCATCCAGCACAGCAAGAACGCGGCGCTGCCGATTATCGTGGCGAGCCTGCTGAGCCGCGAGCCGGTCATCCTGCACGGCATTCCCCGGCTGTCGGACGTGGACACCATCCTGGAACTCATGGCGCATCTGGGCACCCGGCACGCCTGGACCGGACCCAACAGCCTGACCCTGCACACGCCCGAGATCCTCAGCACCCACGCGCCCTACGCGCTGGTGTCCAAGATGCGGGCGAGCTTCATCGTGCTGGGGGCGATTCTGGCGCGGGCGGGCGAGGCCACCGTGTCCATGCCCGGCGGGTGCGCGTGGGGGCCGCGTCCGGTCGACCAGCACGTCAAGGCGCTGCGGGCGCTGGGTGCGCACCTCACCGAGGAGGGCGGCGACTTCGCGGCGACGCGCACCGGGAGTCTCAGCGGCACCTTCGTCTTCGAGATGCTGACGGTGGGGGGCACCCACAACGCGTTGCTGGCCGCGGTGCTGGGCGACGGCGTGGTCACGCTGGAAAACGCCAGCATCGACACCGATGTGGTGGACCTCGTGCATTTCCTGAACGCGCTGGGTGCCCAGATCGAGGGTGCGGGGACCAACACGCTGACCATCCGGGGCGTGCCCGCCCTGCGCGGGGGCGAGTACACGGTGATTCCCGACCGCATCGAGGCGGGGACGTTCATGATCGCCGCCGCCGCCACCCGCAGCCGCCTCACGCTGACCAACGTGCGCCCCGACCACCTGCGGGCCGTGAGCGCCAAGCTGGGCGAGATGGGCGTGGACATCCTGGAGTCGGGAGACCGACTGATCGTGGACGCCCGGAACCGGGAACTGCGGCCCGTGAATGTCACCACCCAGAGCTACCCCGGCTTTCCCACCGACGTGCAGCCCCAGATGAGCGCCCTGCTCGCCACCGTGCCGGGCACCAGCGTGGTGCAGGACCCGGTGTACCCCGACCGCCTGACCCACGTGGCCGAACTGCACCGCATGGGGGCCAACATCACCGTGAGCGGCTATACCCAGGTGATCCAGGGTGGCCCGCTGCACGCCGCGCCCGTCAAGGCGGCCGACCTCCGCGCCGGGGCCGCCCTCTTTATCGCCGCGATGACCTGCGAGGGTGAAACGGTGATCGACGGCGTGCAGTACCTCAACCGGGGCTACGAGCGCCTCGCCGAGCGGCTGCGCGGGATCGGCGTGCAGGCCTGGCAGCCCCAGCCCGCGCTGGCGAGCGCGATGGATTGA